Below is a genomic region from Candidatus Methylomirabilota bacterium.
ACGATGATGACCCGCGCGCCCCGGCCGGCGGCCACCATGCCGAGCAGGCAGCCCAGCGGGCCGTGACCGAAGATCACGACCGTCTGGCCGGATTCCAGGCTCGCCCGTTCGATGCCACCGAGCGCGCAGGCCAGGGGTTCCGCGAAGGCGGCCCGAGCCGCCCGGGTCCGGCCGTCCAGGCGGACCACGTTGCTGCGCACCAGACGGGCCGGCAGCGCGATCGCCTCGGCGTAGGCCCCGTTCACGAACAGCAGGTCCTCGCACAGGTTCGGACGGCCCTGCAGGCAGTACCGGCACGCGCCGCAGGGGGCGGAGTTGGCAGCCGTGACCCGATCGCCCTCCCGGAAGCTCGTGACCCCGGTGCCGACGGCGCTCACGACCCCCGCGAGCTCGTGGCCGAACACGGTCGGCACGCGCGGAATCATCACCGGGTGCCCGCGGCGCAGCGTCTTGACGTCCGTGCCACAGGTCAGGGCGGCCTCGATGCCGACCACGATCTCCCCAGGGCCGGGGCGAGGGTACGCCACGTCCTGGTAGCGCAGGTCACCCGGGCCGTGGAAGACGACCGCCCTCATGGCGTCACGTAGACCTTGAGGGCGTCGCGGGAACGCATCAGAGCCACCCCCTCGCGCAACCGCTCCAGCGGCACGCGATGCGTGTAGAGCCCGTCGACCGTGATCGTGCCGCTGGCTACGAGCCGGAAGGCCTCGGCCAGATCGGCGGGCGACGATGAGTACGTGGCCGTCACCGTCAGCTCCCGGTGATAGAGAGCGTCCAGACCCACGGGCAGGACGGGTTCCTCGCCACCCGCGAAGCAGTGGAGGCTTCCGCCGTCTCGTACCACCCCGGCGCCCCAGCTGAGGCCGCGGCCCGCCCCGCCCGTCAGGATCACGTGATCGGCCCCCCGGCCCTGGGACAGCCCGGCGATCGCCGCCGCGGCCGCCTCGGGGGCGAGCGCTTCCACACCCAGGCGACGGGCCAGATCCCGCCGATCAGCGCCCTCGTCCACGCCGACCACGGCCGCGCCGGCGCGGCGGAGCAGTCGCACGAAGAGGTGTCCGATGGAGCCGAGCCCCACGACGGCCACCGTATCGTCGGGCTGTGCGCCGGCCCGGCGCACGGCGCGCTGGCAGCAGGCCAGGGGCTCCACGAACGAGGCCTCCTCGTCGCTGAGGTGCGCGGGCAGCGTGAACGTCGCGTGGGCCACGTTGGGCGCCGGTACCCGCACGTACTCGGCGAAGCCGCCGGGATCCAGGTGGCTGGCCTTGAACGCCCGGCACATCGAGTGGCTGCCCCGGCGGCAGTAGTGGCACGTCCCGCAGGGGACGTGGTGGGCGACGACCACGCGATCGCCCACCGCCGGGGCGACGATGCCGGGCCCCGCTTCGATGACGTCGCCGACGACCTCGTGACCGAGGACGGCCGGGCTGGCGGTGGCCGGGGCCAGGATCTTCGCGATGTCCGAACCGCACAGCCCGCAGCCCCGTACCCTCAACAGCACCTCGCCGGGCCCGACCTCCGGGCGCGGCCACTCTTCGGTGGCCAGGCGTCCCCCGCCCCGAAAGACGGCAGCCTTCACGCGGCGCTCGGCTCCGGGCGCAGGCGGGCCGAGAGCCAGCAGCGCAGCGCGATCCCCAGCTTCCGGCGCGCGGGCACGGTGATCCGCGGGCCGAAGACCCGAAATTGCCGTGCCTCGATGGCCTGGAGCAACGCGAAATAGATCGAGCCCATGACCTCCGCCGCCACCAGGGTTCGGGCGTCCGACCGCGGGCGCGTGGAGCGCGCGCGACGGTAGAAATGATGGGCCCGGCCGGCCTGCCGCTCCATGAGCTGCACGAACGCCGGTGTGTAGCGACCCTGCCGGAGATCGTCCTCGCTCACGCCGAACGCGTGCAGGTCGGCCTGGGGCAGATAGACGCGCCCGGTCTGGGCGTCGCTGCCGACGTCGCGGAGAATGTTGGTGAGCTGCAGGGCAATCCCCAGGTTCACCGCGTAGTCGCGCGCCCGGGGGTCCGAGTAGCCGAAGATCTCGATGGCGGCCAGCCCCACCGCGGAGGCGACGCGGTAGCAATAGAGATAGAGGTCCTCGGCGCGCTCGTAGCGCACGCCGTCCAGGTCCATCTCGACGCCGTCGACGATCGCCTCCAGGGCCTCGCGCGGGATCGGAAAAGCCCCGACGGCCGCGGCCAGCTGCTGGGCAATGGGATGCTCCGGGCGGCCGTCCCTGCTGTAGCAGCGGGCGACCTCGCGTCGCCAGACCTGCAGCTCTTCCCGCAGCCGCGCGGGATCGGCTCCCCGCTGCGGGCCCAGGTCGGCGACGTCGTCGATGGTGCGGCAAAAGGCATAGACGGCGTAGAGCGCGTTGCGGCGCGCCCGGGGCAGCGTCAGGAACGCGTAGTAGAAGTTCGAGCGGCTGCGCCGGGTCAGCCGGGAGACGAGGTGCGTGGTGCTCATGGCACGTAGCCGTAACGGGTGAACCACTCCACGGCCTCTTTCAGGGCTTCGCGAGGATCGTTCTGGGGCAGCCCCAGCTCGCGCACGGCCTTGCCCGGGCTGAAGTACATTCGCTTGCGTGCCATCCGGACAGCGGTGAGCGACACCGCCGGCGTGCCCCGCCCCAGGCGCGCCGCGCTCTCCATGCCGGCGGCGGCGAGCCAGGCCAGCGCATAGGGGATGCGGAAGCGCGGCGGGCGCCGGCCGGTGATGTCGGCGAGCAGCTGAAAGATCTCGCTGAGCGACAGGTTGACGTGCCCCAGGATGTACTTCTCGCCCACCCGCCCCCGTTCCGCCGCCAGCAGGTGGCCGCGAGCGACGTCGCGGACATGCACGATGTTGAGCCCCGTGTCGAGCGAGGCGTACATTCGGCCGCACAGGAAATCCACCAGCATCTGGCCCGTGGGCGTGGGCTTGACGTCCCACGGTCCGACCGGCGCCGACGGGTTGACGACGACCACGGGCGCGCCGCTCCGCGCGAACTCGAGCGCGACCTGCTCGGCGAGGAACTTGGAGGCTTTGTAGGGGCCGACCATGTCGGCCAGCGACACCGGCGTGTCCTCGGTCCCGGGGCCGCCGTCCCGCGGGATGCCCAGAGCCCCGACCGTGGAGGTGTACACGATCCGGCGGGCACCCGCCTCGACGGCGGCGGCGAGCATGGCCCGCGTGCCCTCGACGTTGGTCTGGTACAGCTCGCGGGGATCGCGGGTCCACAGGCGGTAGTCGGCGGCCACGTGAAATACCGTCGCCACGCCGGCGGCGGCCCGGCGCAGGGAGACCGGGTCGCGGAGGTCGCCCTCGACGATCTCGACCGCGAGGCCGGCCAGGCTCCGGCGATCGGCCTGCCGGCGGGCCAGCACGCGCACGGTGGCGCCCGCCCCGAGCAGCTCGCGCACGACGTTGGCCCCGACGAATCCGGTGCCGCCGGTGACGAGGGCGTCAGGCATGGATCATTGAACAGGGCACGGGCACCCGGGCTGTCGCCACGCCCGTGCCCCGCCGGAACTGTCCGTGGCGATCATTCGCTTGGCCGATCTGAGTCGCGGCTCATGCAGGGCACGGGCACCCGGCCGGGGGAGTCCCGAGGGGGGCGTAGCCCCCTTCGGTTGAAAGTCGCCACGCCCGTGCCCCGCCGGAACCGTCCCTGGCGATCATTCGTTTGGCCGATCTGAGTCGCGGCTCATGCGCGCCAGGGTACCGAGCGCAGCGGCCACCGTCCGGAGCGCGGCGTCGGCGCCGCGCCCCAGGGCCAGGGCGTCGGCGATGGCGCGAGGACGGGCCAGCGCGGCGCGCAAGGCCTGGCCCGGGCGCACCCGGCCCCCGGCGTCGACGAGGGCCGCGACGTCGGCGGGGATCGCCTGTTGCGCCGTGTCCGAGACTGCCCGGACGACGGCCACGCGGCGCCCGGCGCCACGCGCCCACTCCACGATCGGCGCCGATTCCATGTCCACCGCCACGGCGCCCGTCTCCATCCACAGACGGGTCTTGATTGCCGCGGTCTGCGCCACCTCGGCCACCGTGAGCAGCGCGCCGCGCCCGTGAAGCGCGGGGATGGTATCGACCTCGTGGCGAACGCCCGCCGGGCCGATGACGACCCGGGGGATCACGAGATCGCCACGCCGGAGCCCGGGATCCAGCGCGCCGCAGGCCCCGGCAGAGACGACCAGCGCGGACGCCGCCAGACAGGCGTCCGCCGCCCGTGTGGCCAGCAGGTCGGCGCGGAGCCCGACGCACATGACCTCGATGGCTCCGCTGCGGTAGT
It encodes:
- the hpnA gene encoding hopanoid-associated sugar epimerase, whose protein sequence is MPDALVTGGTGFVGANVVRELLGAGATVRVLARRQADRRSLAGLAVEIVEGDLRDPVSLRRAAAGVATVFHVAADYRLWTRDPRELYQTNVEGTRAMLAAAVEAGARRIVYTSTVGALGIPRDGGPGTEDTPVSLADMVGPYKASKFLAEQVALEFARSGAPVVVVNPSAPVGPWDVKPTPTGQMLVDFLCGRMYASLDTGLNIVHVRDVARGHLLAAERGRVGEKYILGHVNLSLSEIFQLLADITGRRPPRFRIPYALAWLAAAGMESAARLGRGTPAVSLTAVRMARKRMYFSPGKAVRELGLPQNDPREALKEAVEWFTRYGYVP
- the hpnD gene encoding presqualene diphosphate synthase HpnD, with the translated sequence MSTTHLVSRLTRRSRSNFYYAFLTLPRARRNALYAVYAFCRTIDDVADLGPQRGADPARLREELQVWRREVARCYSRDGRPEHPIAQQLAAAVGAFPIPREALEAIVDGVEMDLDGVRYERAEDLYLYCYRVASAVGLAAIEIFGYSDPRARDYAVNLGIALQLTNILRDVGSDAQTGRVYLPQADLHAFGVSEDDLRQGRYTPAFVQLMERQAGRAHHFYRRARSTRPRSDARTLVAAEVMGSIYFALLQAIEARQFRVFGPRITVPARRKLGIALRCWLSARLRPEPSAA
- a CDS encoding alcohol dehydrogenase catalytic domain-containing protein, producing MKAAVFRGGGRLATEEWPRPEVGPGEVLLRVRGCGLCGSDIAKILAPATASPAVLGHEVVGDVIEAGPGIVAPAVGDRVVVAHHVPCGTCHYCRRGSHSMCRAFKASHLDPGGFAEYVRVPAPNVAHATFTLPAHLSDEEASFVEPLACCQRAVRRAGAQPDDTVAVVGLGSIGHLFVRLLRRAGAAVVGVDEGADRRDLARRLGVEALAPEAAAAAIAGLSQGRGADHVILTGGAGRGLSWGAGVVRDGGSLHCFAGGEEPVLPVGLDALYHRELTVTATYSSSPADLAEAFRLVASGTITVDGLYTHRVPLERLREGVALMRSRDALKVYVTP
- a CDS encoding alcohol dehydrogenase catalytic domain-containing protein, producing MRAVVFHGPGDLRYQDVAYPRPGPGEIVVGIEAALTCGTDVKTLRRGHPVMIPRVPTVFGHELAGVVSAVGTGVTSFREGDRVTAANSAPCGACRYCLQGRPNLCEDLLFVNGAYAEAIALPARLVRSNVVRLDGRTRAARAAFAEPLACALGGIERASLESGQTVVIFGHGPLGCLLGMVAAGRGARVIIVGKAGWRLEQVKRLKLGECVDITAMADPAPALRALADGRGADVAIDATGRPEVWEQAVATVGRGGSVVFFGGCAPGTTVALDTRRVHYEELTLIGAFHHTPDLIRRAVELLETNALNPDGLLTHRMRLEDVGDALDLMARGEAMKVLIEP